The DNA sequence AAGAAGCGGCCATATAATATTTACCATTACACAATATTTGCGATATGCCGGTGTCCGGTATAGTATCTTACATTCCTTCAGAAAATATGCTTTGTGAATACTTTTTTTCGCATATGCCGCATCAGAAACCACATCTTCTTTCTTCTCTGCTTTTCCGACAGATGAAACCAGATATACACCACGCAGATACAGCTTGCTTCCAAGAAAGAACAACAGTCCTGCCATAATCACATTTAGCAGAATGAACAGCAGGAAATATGCAATATTGTTCGTTTCAAGCGCTTTTAAGAATACAGGAACCGTAAAGAATATCTTTCCCATGATCACTGTAAACATATTATTATGATTCATCAGACCATCAATATAATTGTTAATATTGATGCTGTCCATCTGAATAAACGATAATAAAAAGAGTCCGAGGAAAATAACGGTTACCAGTCCTGTCATGACATCTACATTCCGAAACAGTTTTATCCGGCTTAAAAATGCCATACAAAGTAAAGCGAAAATACCGCAATATACAAGCGGAAGGATCGGAAGCAGTGCAACTCCGACCAATGCAGTCAGTGCAGATACCGGCTTAAATCCGGCAGCTATGAAGTAGCCTACAAAGCCACTGAATAAAACCATAAACTCCATAACACTCTCTGCGATATATGCATTTACAAATTTGGCTGCTACGATCTCACCCGGCTTTACCGGAAGTGGAAGCAGATGATCCAGATCCGATGAAAAAAACAGTACATTAAACAGTACCATCACCGAAAAGATCATGCCAAATACGGACATCAACTGTATGATCAGCTCTACACCTTCGGTCATTCCTCCGGCTTCTATCAGTGCTTCTGTCATAATATATACAATAAATCCAACGACCAGACAACAGGGAACCATGATACAGAACATCGCAAGTGAACCAAGTGTCTTATATACCTTCGCTTTTTCTCCGGTGTCCGGCATCGTCATCTCTGTATCCTTTGCCATTACTCTGGTCAAATACAAAAAATTCTTCATAAGCACTCTATTCCTCATGTGTCATTTCTATAAATATATCTTCCAGTGACTTATTCTTATGTGCGGCAACCAGATCATCCAGCGTTCCCTGATAGATATCATGACCTTTCTTGATCATGATGATATTATCACACAATTTCTCTGCAACTTCCAGAACATGCGTTGAGAAAAATACGCAGTTACCTTCATCCGCATGCTCCCGCATCATCTTCTTTAATTCATATGCCGCATTCGGATCCAATCCGGTCATCGGTTCATCTAAGATCCAGACCGGTGGTTTATGTACTAATGCGCCTATTACCATCATTTTCTGGCGCATACCATGCGAATAGCTGACCATTTGTTTATTTAAGCTGTCTTCCATACCAAAACGCCCAGCCATTTCCTCTAACCGCTTCTTACGGTCAGTCTCTGATACACCATAAATATCTGCAATGAAATTCACATATTCCAGTCCTGTCAACCGTAAAAAGATATCAGGATTATCTGCAATA is a window from the Lachnospiraceae bacterium GAM79 genome containing:
- a CDS encoding ABC transporter ATP-binding protein, translated to MIIANNLKKIYGKDFVSVNNLSFHIKKGEIVGFVGQNGAGKTTTIKMLTGILNPTEGRVQINGHDIRKDPLEAKQSIGYIADNPDIFLRLTGLEYVNFIADIYGVSETDRKKRLEEMAGRFGMEDSLNKQMVSYSHGMRQKMMVIGALVHKPPVWILDEPMTGLDPNAAYELKKMMREHADEGNCVFFSTHVLEVAEKLCDNIIMIKKGHDIYQGTLDDLVAAHKNKSLEDIFIEMTHEE